The DNA window CTTATTGATTTATTTAAATATTATTAATATGGCATGAAATTTGCATTGCCTTGTGTACACGATAAAGTGAGTTAATATTATGAATAATTCAAATCACCAACTCAAAAAAGTACTCGGTACTGTTTCGCTATGGAGCATCGCAGTGGGCTTAGTCATTAGCGGTGAATATTTTGGTTGGAGCTATGGTTGGGGCAAAGCTGGTACATTAGGCTTTTTAGTTGCGACTACTCTTATTGCCGTTATGTATACTACCTTTATTTTTAGTTTTACCGAACTCACTACGGCCATTCCACATGTCGGCGGCCCTTATGCGTACGCCAAACGAGCTTTCGGTGATAAAGGGGGTTTTCTTGCAGGTTATGCGACGCTTATCGAGTTTGTTTTTGCGCCACCTGCTATTGCGTTGGCGATTGGGGCGTATCTAAATGTGCAATTTCCAGAAATTAATGCCAAATATATAGCCGTTGGTGCATATTTTGTATTTATGCTGCTAAATTGGTTAGGAGTAAGTATTGCGGCTGCCTTTGAATTAGTTGTGACTATTTTAGCCATTGGTGAACTATTGATGTTTATGGGTATTGTGGCGCCTGGTTGGAGTTGGAGTAACTTTGCAGCGTATGGCTGGGCAGGTAGTAATCATTTTTCTATGTCAGCTATTAGCGGTATTTTAGCAGCCATGCCTTTTGCGATTTGGTTTTTCTTGGCGATTGAAGGGGCAGCAATGGCGGCAGAAGAAGCCAAAGACCCCGCTCATACCATCCCCAAAGCTTACATCGCAGGGATTTTGACTTTGGTATTTTTGGCATTTGGTGTGATGATTATGGCAGGCGGTGTGGGTGATTGGCGACAATTTTCTGATGTAAACGATCCATTGCCACAAGCGATGAAAGTCGTTGTTGGAGAAAATAGCGGTTGGCTACATTTATTGGTTTGGATTGGTTTATTTGGTCTAGTTGCCTCTTTCCACGGCATTATAATGGGTTATTCTCGACAAATCTTTGCTTTGGCTCGAGAAGGCTTTTTACCTAAGCGATTAGGACAACTAAATCCCAAATTTAAAACCCCAGGGGCAGCAATCTTGACCGGCGGCGTGATCGGGATTACGGCAATTTTTAGTGATAATTTGATTAAATTTAATGATCAAAGCTTGACAGCAAATATTGTTACGCTATCTGTATTTGGTGCACTCAATATGTATTTGGTGTCTATGGCAGCCTTGTTTAAATTGCGTCGTAGTGAACCAAATTTATATCGCCCTTTCAAAGCGCCTTTTTACCCTGTGTTTCCTGCGGTTGCATTAGGCTTAGGTTTGTTTAGTTTACTTGCAATGATTTATTTTAATTTTAGTTTATTTGTTTTATACATAGTATTAATGGCGATTGCGTATGGCGTAATGATGATGCTGCGCAATAAACATTTGGCAAGTATTGCCAATAAACCATTAACTGCCCTGTAAGCACAGTAGACAGTAGGATAATAACATGCGTTTTTCAACCACGATTGCCAACCATGTTTGGCAATTTGACAGTCTCAAAGAAGTGATGGCGAAAGCAAGTCCATTACGCTCAGGTGATGTACTTGCTGGCGTTGCTGCGACCACAAATATTGAACGAATGGCAGCTCGCTTTGTACTCGCTGATTTACCATTACGCATATTTTTGGATGAGCCATTGCTTGATGACAGTGTGGATGAGGTTAGCCGCTTGATTCGCCAACAGCATGATAGCGTGGCTTTTGTGCCATTTGGTAACATCAGCATTGGTGAATTTAGAAATTGGTTATTAAGCGAACATGCCACTACGCAGATTTTGCAAGATTGCAAGTGGGCATTTACCCCTGAAATGGTAGCAGCAGTGAGCAAACTAATGCGCAATCAAGATTTGATTGCGGTTGCTGCCAAATGTCAAACGATTACTGCGTTTCGCAATACCATTGGTTTACCAGATAGGGTATCGGTACGCATCCAACCCAATCACCCGACCGATGATATGCGGGGTGTAATTGCTTCAACGTTTGATGGGTTATTGTATGGCATGGGCGATGCGGTAATTGGTATCAATCCAGCGTCAGATAGCATGCCGATTTTGGGTGATTTGTCCAAAATGTTTGATGCGTTAATCCATGAGTACGAGATACCGACACAGTCTTGCGTATTGACCCATATCACTAACACCATTGAACTTATCAATCAAGGTGTGCCTGTGGATTTGGTGTTTCAATCAATTGGGGGCACAGAAGCGGTCAATCGCTCATTTGGGGTGGATTTAGCAATTCTAAAAGAAGGCTATGAAGCAGGGCTGTCGCTCAATCGTGGCACCGTTGGGCAGAATGTCATGTACTTTGAAACAGGGCAAGGCAGTGCTTTGTCTGCCAATGCACATTATGACATTGACCAACAAACTTGTGAAGTGCGCGCCTACGCCGTGGCACGGCAGTTTAATCCGCTGTTAATCAACACGGTAGTTGGGTTTATCGGTCCTGAATACTTGGCAGATGGCAAACAAATCTTGCGAGCGGCATTAGAAGACCATTTTTGTGGCAAACTGTTAGGCTTGCCGATGGGCTGTGATGTCTGCTATACCAATCACTGCGATGCCGACCAAGATGATATGGACAGTATTATTGTGTCACTGGTGGCGGCAGGACTGACATTCTTAATTGGGGTGCCAGGGGCAGATGACATTATGCTCAACTACCAAAGCACCAGCTTTCATGATGCTCGTTTTATCCGAGAAACACTCAAAAAACGAGCCGCTCCTGAATTTGAAGCATGGCTGCAAAAAATGCAACTTACCGACCCCCAAGGGCATTTATTATCCGATGGCAAACGTTTTTTAATGGCACCTGATAACTTGAGCGTGAATTATGGCTACCCCTATCAATAACTTGATGAATCAAACTTCCGTCAACAAAGACGTCATCACCGACCAAAGCGTCACGACCAATGACTGGCAAGATTGGCGAGCGTTGACCCAAGCTCGTATTGCAATAGGGCGGGTCGGGGCGGCATTACCCACCCAAGAGGTGTTAAATTTTGGTCTCGCTCATGCCCAAGCCTGTGATGCGATTCATACCCCGTTGGATGTTGATTTACTCACTCACCAACTTGAACAACGAAATTGGCAAGTTGAGCGTGTGCATAGCCAAGCAGCTACTCAAGGAGATAGTCGTGAAACCTATCTGAGACGTCCCGATTTGGGAAGGCAGTTGGCACTCGAGTGTAAAGAAACTTTTTTACAAAAACACTCACATCAAGCTAGTTTAGCTTATGATTTAGTCTTTATGGTCGGTGATGGTTTGTCATCGTTGGCAGTCCAAACCCAAGTCGTGCCACTGCTCGATGCACTCAAAACTTTTCTCAATCCCAACTTGGCCATAGCTCCTATCTTTATTGCCCAGCAAGCCCGGGTTGCGTTAGGTGATGCCGTCGGTGAACTCGTCAATGCCAAAATGGTTGTGGTATTCATAGGCGAGCGACCCGGGCTGTCAGCAGCGGATTCGCTAGGGATATATATGACGTATGCTCCCAAAATTGGCAAAAAAGATGCCGAGCGTAACTGTATCTCCAACATTCGTCCAGGTGGGTTAAGCTCAAGAGCCGCAGCATTTAAATTAAACTGGTTGATTGAGCAAGCTTTTGAACGTCAAGTCACAGGAGTGAATCTCAAAGATGAGAGTGATAATCTGTTAAAAATAGCGGAAATGAGCAAAGTGATAGGATAGGGGTTCTTCCAAACGACTATAAAATTCGAATTTTATAAAAATCTTATTTTTTTAACTATATAATTTTAAATAAAATATTTAACATAGTGAATCTTATCTGAAGTAATTTACAAATTATTATTTAATATACCATGCCCAAGGTTTTTCAGCGTTATAGCTGGTTATCTGTTTAGTTTCTAAATAATTTTCTAACCCCCAAATACCTAACTCCCTTCCAATTCCACTTTGCTTACATCCTCCCCAAGGTGCTTCTATGAATGTGGGTTGAGAACAGTTAATCCAAACAATACCTGCCCTAAGCTGACGGGCGACACGATGGCAGCATGCCAAATCTTTTGACATTACAGCACCCGCCAGACCAAATATAGAATTATTTGCTGATTTGACCGCTTCATGTTCCGATTTAAATTGTCGAATACTCACCACAGGACCGAAAATTTCATCTGTCCATAAGGGATGATTTTCTGGCACATCAACGAAAATGGTCGGTTCAATAAAATACCCCTGTAGCAGATGATTAGGTCTTTTGCCACCGATTAATAGCCTAACTTTGTCTTGAACACCTTGATTGACAGCAGCCATGACTTTTTTGTATTGAGTTTCATTGACCAAGGGCCCAAGTTTGACACCATCTTCAAAACCATTACCAATATGAATTTTTTGACTTTCTTCAACAAGCCTTGAGATTAGTTTCGGATAGATACCCTCTTGCACCAACACGCGAGAGGTAGCAGAGCAGACTTGCCCTTGGTTCCAAAAGATACCAAACATGATCCATTCCACCGCAGCGTCAATATCACTGTCATCGAAGATGATAAAAGCTGATTTACCGCCTAGTTCTAGGCTGATATTTTTAACATTAACGGCGGATGAGCGCATAATCTGTTTTCCCACAGGGACGCTGCCCGTAAAAGCTACTTTATCAATATCTGGATGATCTGTGAGGTAAGAACCGATATCATGTCCATAGCCTGTGAGGATATTCAAAACGCCGCAGGGTAATCCGATCTTGTCGGCAATACGTCCAAGTTCAATCGCCGTCAAGGAAGTTACTTCAGAAGGTTTTAAAATCATGGTACAACCTGCGGCTAAGGCAGGTGCGACCTTCCAAGCCGCCATGAGTAGGGGGTAGTTCCAAGGGATTATTGCACAAGCGACGCCGATCGGCTCTTTTCGAATCATACACTCAAATCTATCATCACTAAGGCTTAACGGTGTCTCTCTATGTTCATCAAGTGATTCAGCAAGGTTGGCATAGAATTCAAAGCAGCCTGCGGCATCACTTACATCCCATTCCGCTTCTGCGTAGGGTTTGCCATTATCTTTTACCTCTAAGGTTGACAGTTCTGCTAAACGATTACGAATTTCATTGGCGAAAGCTCGTAAAAATATTGCTCTTTGCTTGCCAGATAAATTACACCATGAGCCATTATCAAATGCTGCTCGTGCTGCTTCGACAGCGAGTCTTGCGTCATCTAACCCAGCACGTGCCACTTGTGCAATAACTTGTTCGGTACTTGGATCGATACTGTAAAACGTGTTACCCTTTCGTGGACTAGTCCATTTTCCATTGATAAACAATTGGTTATAGTTCATGCGTATCTATCCTTATTGTAATGATAATATTATTTGATAAGTTTTAGAAAACGTATAATTGACAGTGGTCAAATTTGATTGATAAGTCAGCTAGGGTTCGTTAAAAAGTTATTAATTATGTCAATGCAAAATCCTTTTAAACTTTGAGCACTTAAATTTAAAAGGAAAATCATGGCAATTATAAATTAGGCATCGAAAACTGTGCCCCCTCTCTCAGACTAGAAGACGGCCAACGTTGGGTTATAGTTTTACGACGAGTATAAAACCGAATCCCATCTTGACCATATACATGCAAATCGCCAAACAATGAGCGTTTCCACCCCCCAAAGCTATGATAGGCAACGGGTACAGGCAATGGCACATTCACGCCTACCATACCCACCATTACGTTATCGCAAAAATAGCGGGCTGCTTCCCCATCACGTGTGTAAATACAGGTGCCGTTGCCATATTCATGATTATTAATCAATTGTAAAGCATCTGCCATTGTTTCAACCCGAATCACTTGCAGGACAGGTCCAAAAATTTCCGCTTTATAGCTATCCATGTCGGGCTTAACATGATCAATCAAGGTTGCTCCCACATAGAAGCCCTCCTCAAAACCAGACACACTGATATTGCGACCATCAACGATAATCGTAGCGCCTTGCTGTTCTGCACTGGTAATGTGAGCAACGACCTTGTCTTTATGTGCTTGGGTAATCAACGGACCAAAATCATTGCTATTGTTAGCGTAGGGCCCACACTTTAGCTTAGCCATCGCATTAGACAAGTTTGAGATTAATTGATCGCCAATATCTTTGCCAACGGTTACGGCGACTGATAGTGCCATACATCGTTCGCCTGACGAGCCAAAAGCCGCACCGAGCAATGAGTTAACAACATTGTCTAGATCAGCATCTGGCATTACAATCGCATGATTTTTTGCCCCACCTAGTGCTTGGCATCGTTTACCATAAGCGGCTGCAGTCTGGTAAATGTATTCAGCAATAGGTGTTGAGCCCACAAAGCTAACCGCTTGTACTCTACTATCAGTGAGAAGTGTATCCACTGCTTCCTTATCACCATTGACGATATTAAAAACACCGTTGGGTAAACCCGCTTGACACATCAATTCTCCGATAAACATCGTTGAACTGGGATCGCGTTCAGAAGGTTTTAATACAAATGTATTGCCACACACCAACGCCATAGGAATCATCCATAAGGGCACCATGGTTGGGAAATTAAAGGGGGTAATACCAGCCACCACACCAAGTGGAACAAAATCACTCCAAGAATCAATGTCAGGTCCCACGTTTTTGGTATAGTCACCTTTTAGTAATTCAGGAGCACCGCAGGCATATTCCACCACTTCAATTCCCCGTTGTAGTTCACCTTTTGCATCGTGCAATATCTTGCCATGCTCTTCTCCGATAAGTTGGGCGATTTCCTCTGTGTGTTGTTCGAGTAATTCTTTGAACTTAAACATCACACGAGCACGGCGCAATGGCGGAGTATTTTTCCATGCTGGAAAGGCAGCCTGTGCGGCACTGATGGCTTCTTCTACGGTTTGCTTCGACGCTAATGCTACTTGCTTGCTAACTATACCGTTTGAAGGATTATAAACTGCCTGTGTTCGCTGGGTATCTTCAATTTTTTTACCATTAATTAAATGCCCTACTGTCGATAATTTTTCCATTTACTATTACCTATGTTAACTGCTGACAAACCTCTGTTAAAACTTCGTCATAAATTTTTAATGCTTGTAACACTTCAGCTTCGTTGACTACGCACGGCGGGACAACATGGATACGATTATCCGTGATAAAAGTTATTAGTCCTTTTTTCGCACAACGCTTTTTGATGTCATTCATGATTTGAACAGTCAACCTCTCTTTAGTTTGTTTCGACTTGACTAACTCAATTGCCCAAAAGACTCCCACACCTCGTACTTCACCGATGATTGTGTGTTTTTCTGCAAGTGCTTTAAGACCTGGTTCTAATACTTTGGTGCCAATATATTCTACATTGTCCAATATATTTTCTTCTTTCATAGCATCGATCGTCGCCACAATTGACGCCATTGCGAGTGGGTGTCCAGAATAGGTCAAGCCGCCAGGAAAAAATCTAGCATCAAAATAATCGCTAATTTTATCCGATAAGATAACCCCACCCACGGGGATATAACCAGAGTTCACACCCTTAGCAAATGTAATCAAATCAGGCACTACCCCAAAATGCTCAAATGCAAACCATTTACCAGTACGGCCAAAGCCTGCCATGACTTCATCTAAAATCAACACGATACCTTGTGTATTGCAAAGCTCACGCACCCCTTGCAGGTAGTTTCTTGGTGGCACCATAATCCCAGCCGTGCCTGGTATACTCTCAAGCAAAATGGCTGCAATACTGCTAGGACCTTCACTGTCAATCACAGTTTTTAAATGTTGTAAAGCGCGTTCACATTCTTCGTCTTCATTAGTGGCGTAAAATTCACTTCGATATAAATAGGGGCTAAATAAATGCACATGACCGAAAGCATACTCATTTGGGATACGACGACTATCGCCAGTTGCAGCGATTGCTGCTCCTGTGTTGCCATGATAAGAGCGATAAGAAGACAGTACCTTGGTTCTACCCGTAAACAGCCTTGCCATACGAATAGCATTCTCATTGGCATCAGCCCCAGCGTTGGTAAAGAATACTTTTTTGAAGCCTGCGGGTGCTAATTCGACAATTCTTTTAGCCGCCTCATTTCTAGACAAGTTCGCCGTAGATGGTGCAATGGTGGCCAATTCTTGTGCTTGATCGATAATTGCTTGTACAACTTTGGGATGTTGGTGTCCAATATTGGTATTGACAAGCTGACTACTAAAATCTAAATATTCGTTGCCATCGAAATCCCATATAATAGACCCTTTGCCCGATTTGATTACTAAAGGTTTTAAGTTTTCTTGAATTGACCAAGAGTGAAAGACATACTCATGATCCATGGTGGCAACCATCTTATTATTAATAGTATTCGTATAATTAGTTGATAAGATGTCCATAGTCATTCCTTTAAAAAAATATAGTTAACGAATCAAGCCATTTTTTTACTAATTAAACTAAATGCGATATAAAACTTTATCTAAAGAATGTATCAGCATTGCTGCATCATTATTGCTAATGCACAAAGGAGGGCGGATTTTCAATACATCTGAATTTTTTCCTGATGCACCAATCAATATGCCTTCCTCTCTTAATTTATTAACAATGTATCTCGCGTTTTCTGTGCTGGTACTATTATTACTAGTCATAACATCTACGGCTATAAATAAACCTGCACCACGTACTTGCCCTAGAATTGGATATTTATGAGATAAATTTACTAAATCATTTTTTAATTGCTCGCCTATGTTTTTTGCATTAAGCATTAAACTTTCTTCTTCTAATACATCTAATACTGCCATTCCAACGGCCGCTGCAACTGGATTGCCACCAAAGGTATTAAAATAACTCGCTTCGTTGGCAAATCGCTTCAAAACGTTTGGTTTAACAGTAAGACCTGCGAGAGGATAGCCATTGCCCATCGGTTTGCCCATAGTCACAATGTCGGGCACAATCTCATGCCGAGCAAAACCCCACATATGCGAACCTGTTCTGCCAAACCCAGGTTGAACTTCATCGGCTATAAAAACGCCACCCGCGTCATGAATAAGATCAATCACTGGTCTGAAGAAACCCATCGGTTCAGCAAATACGCCATCACTTGTCATTAAGGTATCAATTAATATGCCAGCGAGTTTGATACCATGTCGTTGCATGTCCTTTAAAGCTGATTGAACATTTTCAACGAAATCTCGTGTAAACTGCTCAGGATGACTTGGGTCATAGGTGGGGATTTTGATTATACGTGCATCTTTGTGGATAGGCACATATTCCCCCATTGCTGGCGATAGCGAGGCAATACTTTCGGTAATGCCATGGTACGCATACTCTGTAATAATGAAACCTGTTCCGCCAGTAAAATCTTTCGCTATACGTAAAGCTAAATCATTCGCTTCACTGCCTGTGCAAGTGAACATGATATTTGCTAACTCAGCTGGCATTGTGGCAAGCAATCGCTCACCATAATTGATAATACCTTCATGCAAATACCGTGTATGCGTGCAAAGTTCGTGCGCCTGTTTGCAGAGGGCTTCGACTATTTTGGGATGGGAATGTCCCATCGAGGCGACATTGTTATAAAAATCTAAGTATTTATTGCCCTGTTTGTCAAAAAGATAAGCACCTTCGCCTTTAACAAATTGTAATGGGTGGTCATAAAACAATTGATATGCAGGACCCAAGGTGTTTTTTCGACGTTGTATCAGATCTTGCTCACTAACATCTAACTGATGAAAGGTTGTTTCATCAAAAGCATTAACTTTCAACATAGTTCACTCGCTATTTGTCATCTAATGTGATTCTGCCAATTACTTGATATCTGCTTGGATCACGATATTTAAAATAAAGTCCTAATGATATACCCGCGAAAAATGTTACTAGAACAATGTAAGGGATAAATTTATATAATAGGGAATTTACAGCAGCCCCAGCCGCAAAAGCCATATTCACCCACAATAAATAAACTACGTATAGCATTCCTATTCCACCAAAAAATGGTGCAATGCCTGTTTTAAACCAATGAGCTTTAGACTTATTTTCAGAATTAAAATAAAAGTATCCAATGATTGCGAATGCACATAAGGCTTGTACAATCATAATTCCCATCGTTCCCAAAATAGCTAACAGAGTATATAAATCTGCATATGGATCTTTACCAAACAAATAAAATAGTAAGACGATAACGGTCGCAATAACGGCTTGGATATTAGAAGCAATGTGAGGTGAGCCATGCTGAGAATGTGTTGCACCTAAAGTTGAGCCTAATTGAGGTAATAAATTTTCACGACCTAAAGCATATAAATATCTTGCAGCACAATTGTGAAACGCTAATCCACATGCGAATGAACCTGTGATGACTAATGTTTTAAATAATGTTACCGCCCATTCACCATAGTACTGTCTAGTAGGGGTATAAAAAATTTCTGCAGCAGTAGCGGGATCTTGGGCTAGATGAATTGATTGTTCAATACCAGTACCTATAATTGCCATCCATGAGATAAAAACATAGAAGAGACCAATACCTATAACCGCAATCATCGTAGCTAAAGGTATAATTTTTTTAGGGTTTCTAGATTCTTCCCCATACATGGCTGTAGATTCAAAACCCACCCATGACCAAAATGCGAAAAACAAACCCAAACTAGCATTAGCGGTTGCAATACCAGCCGCTGGAGTAAAGGCGTTTAAAGGGTTGATTGTTTCTAGGTGATAACCCGTGGGACTACCCCCATGCACAAAAATTGCAACTGCCATTGCTAAAAGCATCAATATTTCTAATATTAGAAATAATCCCAATACCTTAGCAGCTAAATTGATATCAAAATAACTCAAAAGTCCATTTGCTATTAGCATAATGAGAGCAAAAACAATCCATGAAACTTTTATATGGAAGACGCTTGATATCAGATCCTGGCAGAAAAACGAAAATATTCCAATGAGTGCTGCTTCAAAAACAATATAGGTTAGCGTTACAGTTAACCCAGATCCCAACCCTACAACTCGCCCTAATCCATGAGAAATAAAAGAATAAAAGGCACCTGTTGCTGTTATATGTTTGGCCATTTCGGCATAACCGATAGCAAAGAAGCTGAGAATAATGGTAGCTACCATAAAACCAGCAGGAGCAAACTGTCCATTACCACTACCAACAGCGATTGGCACATTACCAAGCATGGCTGTAATTGGTGCAGCGGTCGCTATAGTCATAAACAAGACACTAAATAAGCCAATTGAGTCTGCTTTTAATCGTTGTACATCGTTATTAACTAAGGTTGCTGAAATACTTGAATTAATTGACATCTTACCCCCCCTTTTTTTTACGTTGTTAAAGACTCTGGTAATATTTGCCCACCGTCGACAATAATTGTTTGCCCTGTGATATAGCCTGCTTCTTTTGATGATAAGAACAAGGCTGCATAAGCAATATCATCAACTGAACCTAACTTTTTAAGTGGAATGGAAGCTGCCATGTTAGCTATATATTGTTCGCCCATGCCTTCAAGTCCCTCAGTTAGAATATTGCCAGGTAATACAGCATTCACCGTAATATGGTCTTTAGCAAGCTCTAAAGCGGCAGATCGCATAAACCCTAATTGAGCAGCTTTACTTGCTGCATAGTGAGACCAACCTGCGTAACCTGTAACAGGTCCTGTGATTGAAGAGGTCAAAATAATCCGACCATACTCAGCGTGTTTTAAATAAGGCAAAGCCGCTTTTACACAAAAAAATGTCCCTTTAGCATTTGTCGATAAAACTTCATCCCAATTACTCTCTGACATCGATTCAATGGCAATTGATGGAAATATGCCTGCGTTACAACATAAGATATCTATTCCACCTTGAGAAGCATTCACATGCTCCATTAGTTTATTCATCTCTCCTAAATTTGAAACATCAGCGACTATGCCAGATACGTCATAGCCTAATCCGATTAATTGATTCAATGCGCTGTCTAGTTTTTTTTGACTGCGTGATGTAATAGTCACTTTTGCGCCTTGTTTACCAAACACTTTAGCAATGCCCAATCCAATGCCACTACTACCGCCGGTTACTACAACGCTTTTACATTTAATACTGGTTAACATCAGATACTGCTCCTTGATTGGATGACTCATATTTGAGAATGCGCCAGAATGCATTTTTTTTCTTGGCATTAGAGGACATTTTTTATCGTTTAGTGTCAAATTGCGGTGTTGTTGCCTTTAGAAGACAAGTTTTTATTTTGCAAAGACAAGAAAATCTAAAAATTTTAATTTAAATTCATCTTATCGCAGTTAATGATAGGAGCAACTCAACATGAATGTCAGTCAAATCAATATTCAACAAGTTAAACATAATTTTGATAACTGTTATGAGCTAAAGTATCAAGGGAACATACGGCAGTTATGCATCTCAGAAAACGCGACTTATAAAGTCATTGCGTCTAATCGAAGTCAGTATGTATTAAGGCTTCATCGCCCGAATTACCATAGTCTAATCATCATCCAAAGTGAGCTTGCTTGGTTATTAGCCCTACAGCAAGATAATATTCATGCACCCATACCCATAAAAGGCAAAAACTATGACTATGTGCAAAGCTTTAAATTCGGGGATAATGACGTCTATGCCGTGCTATTTCACTGGATTAACGGAGAAGAACCGGCTGCTGCCGATAGTGATTTGTCAGCGTCGTTTAAACGGCTTGGCTATATGAATGCCAAATTGCATGAACATACAAAAGGCTGGATTCAACCAAGTTCTTTTGTCCGACCCATATGGAGTCATGAAAATATGTTAGGTGAAGATGGGTATTGGGGTGATTGGAAAAATGGCTATTTGCTAGATAACCAGCACTATCCATTAATTAAAGAGACGATCGAAATAATTAAATCAAAATTAGCCGTTTATGGTCAAAATCATACCAATTTCGGATTGATACATGCCGATTTAAGGTTGGCTAATCTATTGGTTGATCAGAACTGTACATCAGTCATAGATTTTGACGATTGTGGTTTTGGCTGGTTTCTTCACGATTTAGCATCGGCACTTAGTTTTCACGAACACTTACCAGAGGCAAAGTTATGGGTCAATGAGTGGCTAGAAGGTTACCATCAAGTAGCCAGTCTAACCCAAAAAGATCTCGATATGATTGACACATTTATTATTCAGCGACGGTTACAGTTATTAGCATGGACAGGCAGTCATAGCTACACACAAACCACACAGGACTTGGGAGCAGACTGGGTCGATGAAACAATTAAGATGTGCAAGGATTTTGTATCGAGTTAATGCAGTCAGCTTTCACTGAAGTTTAGCTTAAGCTGACATTTTAACCCACTGTTTTGGACTTACGC is part of the Moraxella osloensis genome and encodes:
- the eat gene encoding ethanolamine permease — its product is MNNSNHQLKKVLGTVSLWSIAVGLVISGEYFGWSYGWGKAGTLGFLVATTLIAVMYTTFIFSFTELTTAIPHVGGPYAYAKRAFGDKGGFLAGYATLIEFVFAPPAIALAIGAYLNVQFPEINAKYIAVGAYFVFMLLNWLGVSIAAAFELVVTILAIGELLMFMGIVAPGWSWSNFAAYGWAGSNHFSMSAISGILAAMPFAIWFFLAIEGAAMAAEEAKDPAHTIPKAYIAGILTLVFLAFGVMIMAGGVGDWRQFSDVNDPLPQAMKVVVGENSGWLHLLVWIGLFGLVASFHGIIMGYSRQIFALAREGFLPKRLGQLNPKFKTPGAAILTGGVIGITAIFSDNLIKFNDQSLTANIVTLSVFGALNMYLVSMAALFKLRRSEPNLYRPFKAPFYPVFPAVALGLGLFSLLAMIYFNFSLFVLYIVLMAIAYGVMMMLRNKHLASIANKPLTAL
- a CDS encoding ethanolamine ammonia-lyase subunit EutB, producing the protein MRFSTTIANHVWQFDSLKEVMAKASPLRSGDVLAGVAATTNIERMAARFVLADLPLRIFLDEPLLDDSVDEVSRLIRQQHDSVAFVPFGNISIGEFRNWLLSEHATTQILQDCKWAFTPEMVAAVSKLMRNQDLIAVAAKCQTITAFRNTIGLPDRVSVRIQPNHPTDDMRGVIASTFDGLLYGMGDAVIGINPASDSMPILGDLSKMFDALIHEYEIPTQSCVLTHITNTIELINQGVPVDLVFQSIGGTEAVNRSFGVDLAILKEGYEAGLSLNRGTVGQNVMYFETGQGSALSANAHYDIDQQTCEVRAYAVARQFNPLLINTVVGFIGPEYLADGKQILRAALEDHFCGKLLGLPMGCDVCYTNHCDADQDDMDSIIVSLVAAGLTFLIGVPGADDIMLNYQSTSFHDARFIRETLKKRAAPEFEAWLQKMQLTDPQGHLLSDGKRFLMAPDNLSVNYGYPYQ
- a CDS encoding aldehyde dehydrogenase family protein; this translates as MNYNQLFINGKWTSPRKGNTFYSIDPSTEQVIAQVARAGLDDARLAVEAARAAFDNGSWCNLSGKQRAIFLRAFANEIRNRLAELSTLEVKDNGKPYAEAEWDVSDAAGCFEFYANLAESLDEHRETPLSLSDDRFECMIRKEPIGVACAIIPWNYPLLMAAWKVAPALAAGCTMILKPSEVTSLTAIELGRIADKIGLPCGVLNILTGYGHDIGSYLTDHPDIDKVAFTGSVPVGKQIMRSSAVNVKNISLELGGKSAFIIFDDSDIDAAVEWIMFGIFWNQGQVCSATSRVLVQEGIYPKLISRLVEESQKIHIGNGFEDGVKLGPLVNETQYKKVMAAVNQGVQDKVRLLIGGKRPNHLLQGYFIEPTIFVDVPENHPLWTDEIFGPVVSIRQFKSEHEAVKSANNSIFGLAGAVMSKDLACCHRVARQLRAGIVWINCSQPTFIEAPWGGCKQSGIGRELGIWGLENYLETKQITSYNAEKPWAWYIK
- the eutC gene encoding ethanolamine ammonia-lyase subunit EutC codes for the protein MATPINNLMNQTSVNKDVITDQSVTTNDWQDWRALTQARIAIGRVGAALPTQEVLNFGLAHAQACDAIHTPLDVDLLTHQLEQRNWQVERVHSQAATQGDSRETYLRRPDLGRQLALECKETFLQKHSHQASLAYDLVFMVGDGLSSLAVQTQVVPLLDALKTFLNPNLAIAPIFIAQQARVALGDAVGELVNAKMVVVFIGERPGLSAADSLGIYMTYAPKIGKKDAERNCISNIRPGGLSSRAAAFKLNWLIEQAFERQVTGVNLKDESDNLLKIAEMSKVIG
- a CDS encoding CoA-acylating methylmalonate-semialdehyde dehydrogenase, with amino-acid sequence MEKLSTVGHLINGKKIEDTQRTQAVYNPSNGIVSKQVALASKQTVEEAISAAQAAFPAWKNTPPLRRARVMFKFKELLEQHTEEIAQLIGEEHGKILHDAKGELQRGIEVVEYACGAPELLKGDYTKNVGPDIDSWSDFVPLGVVAGITPFNFPTMVPLWMIPMALVCGNTFVLKPSERDPSSTMFIGELMCQAGLPNGVFNIVNGDKEAVDTLLTDSRVQAVSFVGSTPIAEYIYQTAAAYGKRCQALGGAKNHAIVMPDADLDNVVNSLLGAAFGSSGERCMALSVAVTVGKDIGDQLISNLSNAMAKLKCGPYANNSNDFGPLITQAHKDKVVAHITSAEQQGATIIVDGRNISVSGFEEGFYVGATLIDHVKPDMDSYKAEIFGPVLQVIRVETMADALQLINNHEYGNGTCIYTRDGEAARYFCDNVMVGMVGVNVPLPVPVAYHSFGGWKRSLFGDLHVYGQDGIRFYTRRKTITQRWPSSSLREGAQFSMPNL